In one Rhodococcus sp. B50 genomic region, the following are encoded:
- a CDS encoding ATP-binding protein yields MEFAPPESALFRTPGPTRSVTTFVGRRREIDEARSCLQRSRLISILGPGGVGKTRLAEELAMRTSRAFRDSFRWIDLAVVRDPESVPSAAAAALGVTDQSTRPVMDKIVDHLRDKHMLIVVDNCEHVIGTVAEFVAVVLGDAPEVRILATSREPLSVSGEAEYVLPPLTTPSGSTGNRAADLERFEAVGLLVDRARQVVPGFEVADDNADAVAQLCIALDGVPLALELAATRLRSLSPAQLVERLDRRFALLTGGSRAAVPRQQTLRALIDWSYELCSDAERTLWARLSVFTGSFDLEAAEVVCADDDLPSDQVIDLLDRLIAKSLVGVDRSSSVLRYSQLVTVREYGHELLDARGERERLYRRHCDHYLDRARRCAESWYGPEQSTLLSLMRADHADFMAALDRSIRDDDQLASGAELAVALRYHWIAGGYLSTGRARLEGLLQRLPQSSRERGHVLWVTAWTALIQGDRDGAAVHLDELRSIATESGDVRLQAHCDHWTALHALFCGDTAAAIELFHRAGEVHHAHDDRAAYLTCLFQLAMAQTYDGRLGEALTTCARVVDMADAHGERWNKAYALWVSGLTHFHLGRLGPAVGSANEALIIQRDFEDKICTALSIELLAWSSGAEGDPENSARLLGAARTVWQRLGTTIAAFGPHIEQDSLAAERRLRDAVDEATRSGLLRSQVGATIGDLVRSALEPGGTPESRTPRARAAAVSRKSPLTKREQEIAALVAGGLSNRAIADRLVISRRTVDGHVERILGKLGVHSRTQVVSWLHAHEGHGA; encoded by the coding sequence ATGGAATTTGCTCCGCCCGAATCTGCACTGTTCCGCACCCCGGGACCCACCCGTTCGGTGACGACCTTCGTCGGTCGCCGTCGCGAGATCGACGAGGCCCGGTCGTGCCTCCAGCGGTCCCGGCTGATCTCGATCCTCGGTCCGGGAGGCGTGGGAAAGACCCGGTTGGCCGAGGAGTTGGCGATGCGAACGTCGCGAGCTTTCCGCGACTCGTTCCGCTGGATCGACCTGGCGGTCGTGCGCGACCCGGAATCCGTTCCCTCGGCCGCGGCGGCCGCTCTGGGGGTGACCGACCAGTCCACCAGGCCCGTGATGGACAAGATCGTCGACCATCTCCGCGACAAGCACATGCTGATCGTGGTCGACAACTGTGAGCACGTGATCGGGACCGTGGCCGAATTCGTCGCCGTTGTCCTCGGCGATGCGCCGGAGGTGCGGATCCTTGCCACCAGTCGTGAGCCTCTGAGTGTGTCGGGGGAGGCGGAGTACGTGCTTCCGCCTCTGACCACGCCGAGCGGGTCGACGGGAAACAGGGCGGCGGATCTCGAACGGTTCGAAGCGGTCGGTCTGCTCGTGGACCGGGCCCGGCAGGTGGTCCCGGGGTTCGAGGTGGCCGACGACAACGCCGATGCCGTTGCGCAACTGTGCATTGCGCTCGACGGCGTGCCTCTCGCTCTCGAACTCGCCGCGACCCGCCTGCGTTCGTTGTCTCCGGCGCAACTCGTCGAACGACTCGACCGGCGTTTCGCGCTTCTCACCGGGGGCAGCCGCGCGGCGGTGCCACGGCAGCAGACCTTGCGGGCGTTGATCGACTGGAGTTACGAGCTGTGTTCCGATGCCGAGCGAACCCTGTGGGCGCGATTATCGGTATTCACCGGCAGTTTCGATCTCGAGGCCGCGGAGGTGGTCTGCGCCGACGACGACCTGCCGAGCGATCAGGTGATCGACCTGCTGGACAGGTTGATAGCGAAATCGCTTGTCGGCGTCGACCGTTCTTCTTCAGTGCTGAGGTACTCACAGTTGGTGACGGTGCGGGAATACGGGCACGAGTTGCTCGACGCTCGCGGGGAGCGCGAGCGGCTGTACCGGAGGCACTGCGACCACTACCTCGACCGCGCCCGGCGCTGTGCCGAAAGCTGGTACGGACCGGAGCAGTCGACCCTGTTGTCGTTGATGCGCGCCGACCACGCGGACTTCATGGCCGCGCTCGATCGTTCGATCCGGGACGACGACCAACTCGCCTCCGGGGCGGAACTCGCCGTCGCGCTGCGCTATCACTGGATCGCCGGGGGATATCTCTCCACCGGCCGCGCACGGCTCGAAGGACTCCTGCAGCGGCTTCCACAGTCGAGCCGCGAACGCGGCCATGTGCTGTGGGTGACCGCGTGGACGGCGCTGATCCAGGGGGACCGTGACGGCGCTGCGGTTCATCTCGATGAACTTCGTTCGATTGCAACGGAATCCGGCGACGTACGGTTGCAGGCCCATTGCGATCACTGGACCGCCCTGCACGCACTGTTCTGCGGCGACACGGCCGCGGCCATCGAGCTCTTCCACCGAGCGGGGGAGGTCCATCACGCCCACGACGACCGCGCCGCCTACCTCACCTGCCTGTTCCAGCTCGCGATGGCGCAGACCTACGACGGACGGCTCGGCGAGGCCCTCACCACGTGCGCTCGCGTCGTCGACATGGCGGACGCACACGGCGAGCGGTGGAACAAGGCCTATGCGCTGTGGGTCTCCGGACTGACCCATTTTCATCTCGGACGTCTCGGACCCGCGGTCGGGTCGGCGAACGAGGCTCTGATAATCCAGCGTGATTTCGAGGACAAGATCTGCACGGCGCTGTCGATCGAACTGCTGGCGTGGTCATCGGGGGCCGAAGGCGACCCGGAGAATTCGGCGAGACTGCTCGGGGCCGCACGGACGGTGTGGCAGCGGCTCGGCACGACGATCGCCGCGTTCGGACCGCACATCGAGCAGGATTCGCTCGCCGCGGAACGACGCCTCCGGGACGCGGTGGACGAAGCGACACGCTCCGGGTTGCTCCGTTCGCAGGTCGGCGCGACCATCGGTGATCTCGTGCGCAGCGCACTGGAACCAGGTGGGACTCCCGAATCCCGGACACCGCGTGCTCGGGCTGCCGCGGTCTCGCGGAAATCACCATTGACGAAACGGGAACAGGAGATTGCGGCGCTCGTCGCGGGAGGGTTGAGCAACCGCGCGATCGCCGACCGGCTCGTCATCTCGCGCCGGACCGTCGACGGTCACGTCGAACGGATCCTCGGCAAACTCGGTGTGCACTCCCGCACGCAGGTCGTGTCATGGTTGCACGCTCACGAAGGGCACGGAGCGTGA
- a CDS encoding flavin-containing monooxygenase → MTNSSITPDVDVVVVGAGFAGLYALHKLRDKMNMSVRVFEAGDDVGGTWYWNRYPGARCDIESIHYSYSFDDDLQQEWQWSEKFAGQPEILRYLNHVADRFDLRRGITFGTRVISVHWDDENSWWTVRTDTGDTVTARWFISGAGNLSVPKTPEFGGIENFRGEVLLTGNWPHEPVDFTGKRVAVIGTGASGIQAIPLLAQQADELVVFQRTPQYATPLGNGPLEAEVADEAKKNYRQLREAARNHFLGVPFDQVQPSALAVDAQERRRVFDERWNAGGFRLFIDSFQDVLFDKKANDTIAEYIRERIRRRVQDPAKADKLAPEGYAYATKRPPLETNYYEAYNRDNVHLVDVKSTPINGVTETGVRVGNRTYEVDIIVLATGFDAMTGPLMAMDIRGRDGLRLADKWAHGPRTYLGIMIDEFPNLFTITGPQSPSVLYNMPLAIEDHVDFATDAIAYLRSRDLEVIEPTAEAEADWLRTTTEIAEQTLLPETDSWYMGANIPGKPRACMVYLGGAPTYRQTCAEIVEGGYVGFDLTPARTTVPAAS, encoded by the coding sequence ATGACCAATTCCTCCATCACCCCAGACGTCGACGTCGTTGTCGTAGGAGCCGGGTTCGCCGGCTTGTACGCGCTGCACAAGCTCCGCGACAAGATGAACATGTCGGTCCGGGTCTTCGAGGCCGGCGACGACGTGGGTGGCACCTGGTACTGGAACCGCTACCCCGGTGCCCGCTGCGACATCGAGTCGATCCACTACTCCTACTCGTTCGACGACGACCTCCAGCAGGAATGGCAGTGGAGCGAGAAATTCGCCGGCCAGCCGGAGATCCTCCGCTATCTGAACCATGTCGCGGACCGCTTCGACCTGCGCAGGGGCATCACCTTCGGCACGCGAGTGATCTCCGTGCACTGGGACGACGAGAACTCGTGGTGGACGGTCCGCACCGACACCGGCGACACCGTGACGGCCCGGTGGTTCATCTCCGGTGCCGGCAACCTCTCGGTCCCCAAGACGCCCGAGTTCGGAGGGATCGAGAACTTCCGCGGCGAGGTCCTGCTCACCGGCAACTGGCCGCACGAACCCGTCGATTTCACCGGCAAACGTGTCGCGGTCATCGGCACCGGTGCCAGCGGCATCCAGGCGATCCCGCTGCTCGCGCAGCAGGCCGACGAACTGGTCGTCTTCCAGCGGACCCCGCAGTACGCCACCCCGCTCGGCAACGGCCCGCTCGAAGCCGAGGTGGCCGACGAGGCGAAGAAGAACTATCGGCAGCTGCGCGAAGCGGCCCGCAATCACTTCCTCGGCGTGCCGTTCGACCAGGTACAGCCGTCGGCGCTCGCCGTCGATGCCCAGGAACGGCGCCGCGTCTTCGACGAACGCTGGAATGCCGGCGGGTTCCGGTTGTTCATCGACAGTTTCCAGGACGTGCTGTTCGACAAGAAGGCCAACGACACCATCGCCGAGTACATCCGCGAACGGATCCGCCGGCGGGTACAGGACCCCGCCAAAGCCGACAAGCTCGCGCCGGAGGGCTACGCCTACGCCACCAAGCGGCCGCCGCTCGAGACGAACTACTACGAGGCCTACAACCGCGACAACGTACATCTCGTCGACGTGAAGAGCACCCCGATCAACGGGGTCACCGAGACCGGCGTGCGCGTCGGCAACCGCACCTACGAGGTCGACATCATCGTGCTCGCGACCGGCTTCGACGCGATGACCGGCCCGCTCATGGCCATGGACATCCGCGGACGCGACGGGCTGCGACTGGCCGACAAGTGGGCGCACGGCCCGCGCACCTATCTCGGCATCATGATCGACGAGTTCCCCAATCTGTTCACGATCACCGGGCCCCAGTCGCCTTCGGTGCTCTACAACATGCCGCTGGCCATCGAAGACCATGTCGACTTCGCGACCGATGCGATCGCGTATCTGCGTTCCCGCGACCTCGAGGTGATCGAACCCACCGCCGAGGCCGAGGCCGACTGGCTGCGCACCACCACCGAGATCGCCGAACAGACCCTGCTGCCGGAGACCGACTCCTGGTACATGGGCGCGAACATCCCCGGTAAACCGCGCGCGTGCATGGTCTATCTGGGCGGTGCCCCGACCTATCGGCAGACCTGTGCGGAGATCGTCGAGGGTGGATACGTCGGATTCGACCTGACTCCGGCACGAACCACCGTCCCGGCCGCCTCGTAG
- a CDS encoding alpha/beta hydrolase, producing MALDKHAAGLIAGLEQQGFTSFSQMTVEQVRATIATFTDLQALPPEVARVDETDYPSGDVRLPLRIYTPDDSGPNPGAPRPVVLYFHGGGFVAGDLSVVDEPARAVARATGAVVVTAGYRLAPEHRFPAATDDAWAALQWTTEHIAEYGGDPDNVVVMGDSAGGNLAAGVALRARDEGAPALRGQVLIYPAVDQAADVPSRREFAEGYIITTADMDWFFEQYLSSADDAEKPYALPARADRFDGLPPTLVLTTENEVLRDEGELYGQHLREAGVDVQIRRFDGLVHGAFWMSGAVPRCSEMRNEVAEFVTRITTRMPSR from the coding sequence ATGGCACTCGACAAGCACGCCGCCGGCCTCATTGCAGGACTGGAACAGCAGGGATTCACGTCGTTCTCGCAGATGACGGTCGAGCAGGTCCGCGCGACGATCGCGACCTTCACCGATCTGCAGGCTCTCCCGCCGGAGGTCGCCCGCGTCGACGAAACGGACTATCCCAGTGGCGACGTCCGGCTTCCCCTGCGGATCTACACGCCCGATGATTCCGGCCCGAATCCCGGTGCGCCGCGACCCGTCGTGCTCTACTTCCACGGCGGCGGGTTCGTCGCCGGCGACCTCAGCGTGGTGGACGAACCGGCCCGTGCGGTCGCCCGGGCCACCGGCGCCGTCGTCGTGACCGCGGGATATCGCCTCGCTCCGGAACATCGGTTCCCCGCAGCGACCGACGATGCCTGGGCTGCGCTGCAGTGGACCACCGAGCACATCGCCGAGTACGGCGGCGACCCGGACAACGTAGTGGTCATGGGAGACAGTGCCGGTGGCAACCTCGCGGCCGGCGTCGCCTTGCGGGCCCGAGACGAGGGAGCGCCCGCATTGCGGGGGCAGGTCCTGATCTATCCCGCCGTGGACCAGGCCGCAGACGTGCCCTCGCGCCGCGAGTTCGCCGAGGGATACATCATCACCACCGCCGACATGGACTGGTTTTTCGAGCAGTACTTGTCGTCGGCCGACGACGCGGAGAAGCCGTACGCACTTCCGGCGCGTGCCGACCGTTTCGACGGCCTGCCACCGACCCTGGTGCTCACCACCGAGAACGAAGTACTCCGAGACGAAGGTGAGCTCTACGGACAACACCTACGGGAGGCCGGTGTGGACGTGCAGATCCGCCGCTTCGACGGACTCGTGCACGGCGCCTTCTGGATGTCGGGTGCGGTACCGCGCTGCAGCGAGATGCGCAACGAGGTGGCCGAGTTCGTCACCCGTATCACCACGCGCATGCCTTCGCGGTAG
- a CDS encoding fatty acid desaturase family protein produces the protein MFGLSLPTVPFLPFLSGRTAAAETEPLVLDRDSVEEIGRELDALREQTLASLGDEDREYLYRIIKAQRGFEIAGRGLLFVGFLPPAWVAGVAALSVSKILDNMEIGHNVMHGQYDWMREPSLNSRVFEWDTVCPSDQWRHSHNYVHHTYTNILGQDRDIGYGILRMDPAQKWHPYYLGNPVYATALMFLFEWGVMMHDAEVDRIVAGKRSWRHVIPIAKGWWRKARRQVIKDYVAFPLLSGPMFVPTLLGNVTANLVRNVWAYSIIFCGHFPSGVQSFTEEETVDETRGEWYVRQMLGSADITGSPLFHIMSGNLSHQIEHHLFPDLPAHRYPELAPKVRELCEKHGLPYNTGGFTAQVTSVWKKIFQLALPPGWVRSEPESTVVIERRRATDHRVGDAGTLADDTIEGVEHGGQIRA, from the coding sequence ATGTTCGGATTGTCCCTACCTACCGTCCCCTTCCTTCCCTTCCTGTCGGGCCGCACCGCTGCGGCCGAGACCGAACCGCTCGTGCTCGACCGCGACAGCGTCGAGGAGATCGGCCGCGAACTCGACGCGCTGCGGGAGCAGACGCTCGCCTCCCTCGGCGACGAGGACCGCGAGTATCTCTACAGGATCATCAAGGCGCAGCGCGGATTCGAGATCGCCGGTCGCGGCCTGCTGTTCGTCGGATTCCTCCCGCCCGCGTGGGTCGCCGGCGTGGCGGCGTTGAGCGTGTCGAAGATACTCGACAACATGGAGATCGGGCACAACGTGATGCACGGCCAGTACGACTGGATGCGCGAGCCGTCGCTGAATTCGCGTGTGTTCGAATGGGACACGGTGTGCCCGTCGGACCAGTGGCGGCACTCGCACAACTACGTGCACCACACGTACACCAACATCCTCGGTCAGGATCGCGATATCGGATACGGGATCCTGCGCATGGATCCCGCGCAGAAGTGGCATCCCTACTATCTCGGCAACCCGGTCTACGCGACCGCGCTCATGTTCCTGTTCGAGTGGGGCGTGATGATGCACGACGCCGAGGTCGACCGGATCGTCGCCGGCAAGCGCTCGTGGCGCCACGTGATCCCGATCGCGAAGGGATGGTGGCGCAAGGCCCGCCGTCAGGTGATCAAGGACTACGTAGCCTTCCCACTGCTGAGCGGACCGATGTTCGTGCCGACGCTGCTCGGCAACGTGACCGCCAACCTGGTGCGCAACGTGTGGGCGTACTCGATCATCTTCTGCGGTCACTTCCCGTCCGGCGTGCAGTCCTTCACCGAGGAGGAGACCGTCGACGAGACGCGTGGTGAGTGGTACGTCCGGCAGATGCTGGGCAGCGCCGACATCACCGGCTCACCGTTGTTCCACATCATGTCCGGCAACCTGTCCCACCAGATCGAGCACCACCTGTTCCCCGATCTGCCGGCGCACCGCTATCCCGAACTCGCCCCGAAGGTCCGGGAGCTGTGCGAGAAGCACGGACTCCCGTACAACACCGGTGGTTTCACCGCCCAGGTGACGTCGGTGTGGAAGAAGATCTTCCAGCTCGCGCTTCCGCCGGGATGGGTGCGTTCGGAACCCGAGTCGACCGTCGTCATCGAACGTCGTCGCGCCACGGACCACCGGGTCGGCGATGCGGGTACCCTCGCGGACGACACGATCGAGGGGGTCGAACATGGTGGGCAGATTCGAGCGTAA
- a CDS encoding ferredoxin reductase, giving the protein MIVRDRPTPVPRPGLLRKLLVGALELVSYPHHPDRYLELADPLLVTSANYARITHVDRSAADSLTITVRPARPCRPLPGQYVTVAVRVGGVRHTRCYSPTLVEAETQRHPDLRFTIGRHPDGTVSRHLHDRASVGDVVELGPVAGEFLVPSPRPRRLLFVAAGSGLTPVLSMLTGLVAEGYDGSAVLLYYTRTPGHIPRRAELDALADRPNIEIVHAHTRSDEGLLHGRFDRAHLAAVAPWYADTPTYVCGPAEMVASIREVYAEHGAETMVNTEEFVLAARGASTGEAGGEVSFAESGVVAENTGSTLLEQAEAAGLTPEHGCRMGICHSCTAVRLSGCTRDVRTGDVDSEPGRRIQICVNAPVGDVAVEL; this is encoded by the coding sequence ATGATCGTGCGCGACCGTCCGACACCCGTCCCACGCCCGGGTTTGTTGCGAAAGTTGCTGGTAGGAGCACTGGAACTGGTGTCCTACCCGCATCACCCGGACCGCTACCTGGAACTTGCCGACCCGCTGCTCGTCACGTCGGCGAACTATGCCCGGATTACACATGTGGACCGAAGTGCCGCCGATTCGCTGACGATCACGGTGCGTCCCGCGCGGCCGTGCCGACCCCTCCCGGGGCAGTACGTGACCGTGGCGGTGCGGGTCGGCGGGGTGCGGCACACGCGCTGCTACTCGCCCACGCTCGTCGAGGCGGAGACGCAGCGACATCCCGACCTGCGATTCACCATCGGCCGGCACCCCGACGGCACGGTCTCCCGCCACCTCCACGACCGAGCGAGTGTCGGCGACGTCGTCGAACTCGGCCCTGTGGCGGGCGAGTTCCTGGTGCCGAGTCCCCGCCCTCGACGGCTGCTGTTCGTCGCCGCGGGTTCCGGACTGACGCCGGTGCTGTCGATGCTCACCGGTCTCGTCGCCGAGGGATACGACGGGTCCGCCGTCCTGCTCTACTACACCCGGACACCCGGACACATCCCGCGCCGCGCCGAACTCGACGCTCTCGCCGACCGGCCGAACATCGAGATCGTCCATGCACACACACGATCCGACGAGGGACTGCTGCACGGACGGTTCGACCGCGCCCACCTCGCGGCCGTCGCTCCCTGGTATGCCGACACACCCACCTACGTGTGCGGTCCGGCCGAGATGGTCGCGAGCATCCGCGAGGTCTACGCCGAACACGGTGCCGAGACCATGGTGAACACCGAGGAATTCGTCCTGGCGGCACGGGGCGCGTCGACGGGTGAGGCCGGCGGCGAGGTCTCCTTCGCGGAATCCGGCGTGGTCGCCGAGAACACCGGATCGACGTTGCTCGAACAGGCCGAGGCTGCGGGCCTGACTCCTGAGCACGGATGCCGCATGGGCATCTGCCACAGCTGTACCGCTGTCCGGCTGTCGGGGTGTACGCGCGACGTGCGCACCGGTGACGTCGATTCGGAACCCGGGCGCCGCATCCAGATCTGTGTGAACGCTCCGGTCGGCGACGTCGCCGTCGAGCTCTGA
- a CDS encoding TetR family transcriptional regulator, whose product MSTASAPPPTTRAERKERTRQALLDAALDLSADRGLGGVSLREVARHAGIVPTAFYRHFSSMDELGVTLAADTMRVLRRLLRDARRTPGTAGARQSLDVLVQQVRAHKATFRFLARERHGGVPEVAAAISVELRLLTSELAADLGRSPGLDDWEFDDLEMAADLLVTAMLDFVLDLLAVERPGSAQEAEVVTRAEKQMRLILLGTAAWRPRRRSDDR is encoded by the coding sequence GTGTCCACCGCTTCCGCACCTCCGCCGACCACGCGCGCCGAACGCAAGGAACGCACACGCCAGGCGCTTCTCGACGCCGCCCTCGACCTGTCCGCCGACCGAGGACTCGGCGGGGTGAGCCTTCGGGAGGTGGCCCGTCACGCGGGCATCGTGCCCACCGCGTTCTATCGGCACTTCTCGTCCATGGACGAGCTCGGCGTCACCCTCGCGGCCGACACGATGCGGGTGCTGCGCCGCCTCCTGCGCGACGCGCGACGAACACCGGGCACGGCCGGTGCACGTCAATCCCTGGATGTACTGGTCCAGCAGGTCCGGGCCCACAAGGCGACCTTCCGGTTCCTCGCCCGCGAACGCCACGGTGGAGTGCCCGAGGTCGCCGCTGCCATCTCCGTCGAGTTGCGTCTGCTCACGAGCGAGCTCGCCGCCGACCTGGGCCGCTCCCCCGGACTCGACGACTGGGAGTTCGACGATCTCGAGATGGCCGCCGACCTGCTGGTGACCGCGATGCTCGACTTCGTCCTCGATCTGCTCGCCGTCGAACGTCCCGGCAGCGCGCAGGAAGCAGAGGTGGTCACCCGCGCGGAGAAACAGATGCGTCTGATCCTGCTGGGCACGGCGGCGTGGCGACCACGTCGGAGGTCGGACGACCGGTGA
- a CDS encoding alpha/beta fold hydrolase produces the protein MAETGPAAYDDLTFDVRVAGPRDGAPVVLLHGFPQTSRSWTPVARLLVGRGFRVIAPDQRGYSPGARPTGVEHYGISALAGDVLGLLDEFGLDRVHLVGHDWGASVAWYLAAHHPERLTALTAISVPHLAAYGWAVREDDDQRERASYIRVYREEGRAEDLLLADGARRLRAMFAPGVDRDAVDHYVAAMSAPGALTAALNWYRAMTRDLESTPPVRVPTTYIWSTGDTAIGRAGAERCREFVDADYEFVVLPDVSHWIPEEAPTEVANAIGRRRNG, from the coding sequence ATGGCAGAGACCGGTCCCGCCGCATACGACGATCTGACCTTCGACGTGCGCGTGGCGGGGCCGCGGGACGGCGCACCCGTCGTACTCCTGCACGGCTTTCCTCAGACCTCGCGGAGCTGGACTCCGGTGGCCCGGCTGCTCGTCGGTCGAGGTTTCCGCGTCATCGCCCCCGACCAGCGCGGATACTCTCCCGGCGCCCGGCCGACCGGGGTGGAGCACTACGGGATCTCGGCACTCGCAGGGGACGTCCTGGGCCTGCTCGACGAGTTCGGGCTCGACCGGGTCCACCTCGTCGGACACGACTGGGGCGCATCGGTGGCGTGGTATCTCGCAGCCCACCATCCCGAGCGACTGACGGCACTGACCGCGATCTCGGTGCCCCATCTCGCGGCCTACGGCTGGGCGGTGCGCGAGGACGACGACCAGCGTGAACGCGCGTCGTACATCCGCGTCTACCGCGAGGAGGGCAGGGCGGAGGACCTCCTCCTCGCCGACGGCGCACGTCGCCTGCGGGCGATGTTCGCGCCCGGCGTCGACCGCGACGCGGTGGACCACTATGTCGCTGCGATGTCCGCGCCGGGCGCGCTCACCGCCGCACTGAACTGGTACCGCGCCATGACGCGGGATCTCGAATCGACTCCGCCCGTCCGTGTCCCGACGACCTACATCTGGAGCACCGGCGACACCGCGATCGGGCGGGCCGGCGCCGAACGCTGCAGGGAGTTCGTCGACGCCGACTACGAGTTCGTGGTGCTCCCCGACGTCTCGCATTGGATCCCGGAGGAGGCGCCCACCGAGGTCGCGAACGCGATCGGGCGGCGACGGAACGGCTGA
- a CDS encoding acyl-CoA thioesterase produces the protein MTDVSVTTHVFDAAVDLFEVRDDRTEGHTHPAYANMVGPFGGITAAILLRAVERHPAVLGIPLSLTVNYAGPIADGPFDIAVHPVRTNRTTQHWSIELSQGGEVATTATAVFGLRRTTWSSTEQQAPAVSAPDSLEPTPLPDFIAWARNYEMRYAAGAVPEEGGPEVADSTSTLWVRDVPSRPLDFASLTAMCDIFYPRAFLRLGRVLPAGTVSMTTYFHADPETVAAQSDSPVLATARAHRFEQGFFDQSAQLWGRGGVLLATSHQFVYFKA, from the coding sequence ATGACCGACGTCTCGGTGACCACCCATGTCTTCGACGCTGCCGTCGACCTGTTCGAGGTCCGGGACGATCGCACCGAAGGGCACACGCACCCCGCCTACGCGAACATGGTCGGCCCGTTCGGCGGCATCACCGCCGCAATTCTCCTCCGCGCGGTCGAACGGCATCCGGCCGTCCTCGGAATACCGCTGTCCCTGACGGTCAACTACGCCGGACCCATCGCCGACGGACCGTTCGACATCGCCGTGCACCCTGTGCGCACGAACCGAACCACCCAGCACTGGTCGATCGAACTGTCCCAGGGCGGCGAGGTCGCCACGACCGCGACGGCCGTCTTCGGTCTCCGTCGCACCACGTGGTCGTCGACCGAACAGCAGGCACCGGCCGTCTCCGCACCCGACTCGCTCGAACCGACACCGCTGCCCGACTTCATCGCGTGGGCACGCAACTACGAGATGCGGTACGCCGCGGGGGCCGTTCCCGAGGAGGGCGGCCCGGAGGTCGCCGACTCCACGTCGACCCTGTGGGTCCGCGACGTCCCGTCGCGCCCGCTCGACTTCGCCTCACTCACCGCGATGTGCGACATCTTCTATCCCCGTGCCTTCCTGCGTCTGGGTCGAGTACTTCCGGCCGGCACGGTCTCGATGACGACCTACTTCCACGCCGACCCGGAGACCGTTGCCGCGCAATCCGATAGCCCCGTCCTCGCCACCGCACGAGCGCATCGCTTCGAACAGGGCTTCTTCGACCAGAGCGCTCAGCTGTGGGGCCGCGGCGGCGTTCTGCTCGCGACCTCGCACCAGTTCGTCTACTTCAAGGCATGA
- a CDS encoding SGNH/GDSL hydrolase family protein, which translates to MTRPSFLRRSGVIACAAIAFTVVATAACAGTEETTPVVDYESYVALGDSFTAGPGIPPQIEGDPCGRSASNYPTLVAAELGIEDFVDASCGAATSLDFAMSQTTFRGGTVPPQYDSLRPDTELVTVGIGGNDIGLVQLALGCVNLSAPPEGASCAITNTPDGTDRVDAAIDAFAPTYTTVIDEIRRRSPDARIVLVGYPTGIRDGGCFPDQRIWPEDATYLQEKIDRLNTVMREQAEAAEADYVDLRSSSRDHDACADPEDRWMAGLQPAAGSIPLHPNAAGHRNAADQVLAAITDRS; encoded by the coding sequence GTGACGAGACCGAGTTTCCTCCGGCGGTCGGGTGTCATCGCCTGCGCCGCAATCGCGTTCACGGTAGTGGCGACAGCGGCCTGTGCCGGGACGGAGGAGACGACGCCGGTTGTGGACTACGAGTCGTACGTCGCCCTGGGAGACTCCTTCACCGCCGGACCCGGCATCCCCCCGCAGATCGAAGGCGATCCGTGTGGACGGTCGGCGAGCAACTACCCCACCCTCGTCGCAGCCGAACTCGGCATCGAGGACTTCGTCGACGCGTCGTGCGGCGCCGCCACCTCCCTCGATTTCGCGATGTCGCAGACCACCTTCCGCGGCGGGACGGTGCCCCCGCAGTACGACTCGCTGCGACCCGACACCGAACTCGTCACGGTGGGCATCGGCGGCAACGACATCGGTCTCGTCCAACTGGCATTGGGGTGCGTGAATCTCTCGGCACCGCCGGAAGGCGCGTCGTGCGCAATCACGAACACCCCGGACGGCACCGACCGTGTCGACGCCGCCATCGATGCCTTCGCACCCACCTACACCACGGTGATCGACGAGATCCGTCGACGTTCACCGGACGCACGCATCGTGCTCGTCGGCTACCCCACCGGGATCCGCGACGGCGGGTGTTTCCCCGACCAGCGGATCTGGCCCGAGGACGCGACCTATCTGCAGGAGAAGATCGACCGGCTGAACACCGTCATGCGCGAGCAGGCCGAGGCCGCCGAGGCGGACTACGTCGACCTGCGTTCTTCGAGCCGCGACCACGACGCATGTGCCGATCCGGAGGACCGATGGATGGCCGGTCTGCAGCCGGCCGCCGGGTCGATCCCGTTGCACCCGAACGCGGCCGGGCACCGCAACGCGGCCGACCAGGTATTGGCCGCGATCACCGATCGATCCTGA